The DNA region CCAATGGATACCGATGTGAAAGCACAGAAACGCTAAACACAGGGTTGATCCTGACTTTGTCTCAGTAAAATCTGTTGCCTACCATGGTGAAGGCGGACGAAGAATGACTGTTACTGTCTGCTACTGTAGCTGAGAAGCTTGTTTTATTAGCTTTTCTCTTTTTGCTCCTATTCTCAGAGAACagacttgtttggtttttttatttttttgtgtgagGTGGTATCTGGACACTGTTCAAGACCAGGCTGCATGGGTTATATACTCCTGTAGTGATGGCAGTAGAATTGGAGAGTAACTTAGTGATAATATTATCTTAGGTTTATTGGAATAAGACCagcctttgtttttgtttctccaACAAAGGAAATTGCCTTCCTGCTTGTCAACTAACTAAACTGTAAGAGAATTTTCAGGTCGTCTTGAAAGCAGTAAGAGGGACTAGATGGCTTATAAAATTGGTTAATGTGATATATAGCCTTTCACCTGTAGGATGCCAGTTCAATTTCAATCTAAATCTGTTGCGAAAGAAAGTTGATTTGGTGCTTTCATTTAAATTTGCATCTGATACAAAACCACTATGCACTTTGCCTTTCCTGGAAATCTCAGTAGAGAGGCAAAAGATTTGAATGAGCATGATGGCAGAGCTACCATCTCACTTCCATAGGTGTTCAGTCTGTTAGTTTTGAGATACATTGGTGGTATGGAGTTGGGGCAATTAGTACTGTTCCATTATACTGCACTCTGGTCATAATTTAAAGTTCAGATCTACCAAAAATTAATACATAGTAGTAACTCTCATCATAAATTTTCACTTCTGCAGTACAAAGAGTGTGATAGGTTTTTCACAGGCAAAAATGAAGACCCTGAAACACTTGTCTGCTGACAGTAGTTATTTCCTATACTGAGCAGTGAGTAATACTGAGATACCACAGTGTGGTGACTTAGCAAAATGTATTAATGTTGACCACTGTAATGTTCTATATATAAACTGCAAACATCATTTCCCAGAGCTTAAATATGACACTTTTATGtgcactaaattaaaaaaaagtaaaatcagttgtttatttcttttttactttCCTCCTTTCCAAAGGGGCATTAGATGAGATTGCTCTAAGCATTTTTATGTCTGGGAACACACAAAATGATGTGCATCACTTTATTATAACTTCTACGAACCTGGATGATTGCCTGGAAAACCTAGGATATAAAAACACAGAATATATTGTCAcagtaataaaagaaaatgataGATGCCACTCCTTGAGAAATaattactaaaaaaattaatttgtactGAAATTACAGTATGGGTGATTGaatgttacatttaaaattattGGCGGGGGGGCAGAGTGGAAGGTGAGAGAGTGCATTTGTCTGTGTTTGCAAATTATCTTAAATTTCTTTTGAGTTCCCAATTCTGTGTAACTGGTTTGCAAGTATGTTGGAATTTTCTGTGCacgcatgtgtacacacacacgcagctGGAAACAGCAGCACCCAGATGCAAGTGGAAATATCTTTTGTCATTGAATAGTGGCCCAACTGTTTTGAAGGCACAGTACTGACATGCTTTGGTTAGAATCTCAACTGGTCCTTATTTGCCTGAAGGTTAGTAGCTACAAGGAATGGTTTCCAGTGTTGGGGAGAATACTGTACTGTAATTAAAATAGGGGTGAGGAGGACCAATGTGGAGATTAACTGGGAACAAAGCTTgtagaaacaattattttttgcagaaacattttttttcttttaatgtgaaTATGCTGCATCTTTGATTGGAAGGACTCCTTAACACTGATTACATTAGCTTATGTTACATATCAAGATATTCGAAAAATTAATGGCCTTAAAGACCAAACTGTTATAGTTGTGAAAGCACCTCCAGAAACCAGACTTGAAGTGCCTGACCCAGTGGAGGTAAGAGTACCGTAGCGTCTCTTGTTGCATAATGTAATTTTTTAACTACAAATGGAGGATGTGTGTCTGTGCTTGCCTGCGGCATCTGAAATGCTTGTCTTTAAGTTGGATGATGTTGAGATGTCTTGAGCACTTTGGGGATGTTGTCAAAATCGATGAGAACTATATAATCAGAAACTGCCATTTACATAACTCAGATACTCTTATAtttcttcttctctcctgcaCTCTTGCAGTTGTATCCTTTTGATTCTCATACTCTCAAGTCCAGCTCCCTCTTCAACTAATTCATGCTACTTttgaatgcaaaacatgattagCACGAGGAACTTTTGTCGAATAGTGTAGTAGGTACCTTTAAAAGAAGAATGTCAAACTGCCTGATTTTGAATGTTCTAATGCCCCTTAGGTTGCTAATAATGAACTGCAGCTTTGACAAGCTCCACTTGCTTGAGGGGAAGTGATTCTTTTTCAATTGTGAAGTTAATATTTGTGTGTTTCATCGTAATAGGAAGGGTGACTGACTAGgtacattttcacaaaaaaaaatcctagactgatgtaatgaaagagaaaaatactAACGTCTCAAGATGAGGTGGGAATTTTAAACTCAGAAGAAGGTTCTTACAGAATCAGTCTGGTATAAGACAGTGGCATTTGCTTTGTTAAGAGGAGCAAGGGATTCAATCACTATGCAGATGAAATACAAgctgaaaaacttttttttaatatgtgaaaAGGCATCTCTGCCATGCCCTTTGTCAGAaaccttttaaataaatcaaactatAATACGCTATTCTGTGACCTGCACTGTAAATCCCATCCTATCATAAAGCAACAGGTTATAACTATTGTGACCAAGTATTAAGAGTCCAATCCCCTTTATATGTACATCACTATAACATAACACAGAAATTGGTGAActtctaaggcttggtctacactatagagtaAGGTCGATATAAGGCAGCTTATATCAACCGAACtctgtatgtgtctacactaaaatgtccTTCCCGCCAATATAAGTTACCCAGTATACCgacctaataactccaccttTGCAAGAGGTGTAGTGTTTAAGTTGATATAGTTAGGATGAGGCAGTGTCTTTGTAGACACTGAGTTGTTTACACTGCCTGTTGCTGCCCAGGGGCTGATGGCTGGAGCGCTGCCTGAGGGCTGATGGCTCAGGCTGTCAGTGCTTCCCAATTCCCCACTTAAGTTGGGGCAAGCattcctggtgaggacgtgcaccacCTAGAGAAGGAACATAGTGTGGACCTAAAGAGCCAATTTAATTACTGGATTGGCTGGAGGTTGATCTAACTTGAGACGATTTAAATTTGAagcgtagacatgccctaagtttGTTACAAAGAGGTGGGTAGCCTTAAATGCTCTCTTCCTAACTAAGAGCTTTGCCAGCAAAATCTTTCACATTATAAATATAAGGTGAAATGTAAACATGGGGATCGATGTGGAATTTGTAATGCCTCTAATCATTATACCAGAACTAAACAATGGCAACCAAAACAtatcatatcatatatatatGACCTTCAGTGGTGACAGAAAGGTGACTATTATAGTGCTTGTTACCATAGAACTTTGCTgaaattttaaatcttttctgtTAGCAGAATGCGCTGATTCATTTATCTAGTACCGAAGGACCTATTGAAGTTTATCTATGTCCAGAAGAGAATGACAGCCTCAGTCCTATTAAAACATACAATCAGGACCACAACGGAAATATCTCAAAAACAATTTCCAAAGGTAAAGTTCTCTTTCTGTTATGATGCACAAGGTCTTCAGAGTTTAACAGGAAAGTTTAACTAAAAAGTAATCTGTAcaggtgtgtgggttttttgtctAAGCCAGAAAGATGTAAGGTTTCTAGACTGCacattagaaaaatgtatttccccTGTTTGTCATTTGCTTATCATCGGGTTTGGTATTCGCATGTGGTATGAAACTATATGTCCTAAGTGCATCATAAATATATATAACATTGAAAATATATCTAATTTCTTATCACTTGCTGACATACAACAAAAGGCAGCAAACAAACATAATGTTTCTCATAATCGGAGGCAGAATTTTAAATTCACTTATTGTCATCTGCAGATAACCAGTGTCAGACATTGatgacattttatatttatatttatatatttagcCTTAAAGGTACTTAACTTTGAAATAGTCTGAGTCATTCTATGTGGCCTGTTAAGACTTTCATACATTAATAATAGGCTTACTTAGTGGATCCTATTGAAGaattagtgtttttaatttaatttaattataaataattgCTGACAGAGATCACTTTCTGCAGCATGATTTTGGTAAATTGTTTAGTGAATCTTAAACTGCTGTGATTGCGTTGTTACTGGACTtagtgatattttttttctgttatgctGTTTATTTTGTATAATCAGGTGAACATAACAGAAAAAGAAGGCCACCTTTTATTTGCCTTATGTTTAAATAACATGGTGAAAAATGCTCTTTGCAGCATTTAATAACTTTATCTCATCCATgcataatatttgaaataatttattCTATCTTTTATTTTCACATCTTACAGATCTGGCTTCTGGTAACTCAGGACAAGGGGACTGCTCGGTAAATATGGCAAATCTCTCTCCATTGGCTTCTCCAACCAACCTTTTGCAGCAAACAGAGGACCAAATTCCCTCCAACTTCGAAGGGCCGTTTGTGAACTTGCTGCCTCCTCTGCTTCAGGAAGATTACCTGCTGAGCCTTGGGGAAGAAGAGGGCATCAGTGATCTTTTTGATGCTTATGATTTAGAAAAGCTTCCCTCATTGGTGGATGAATTTATATACAGCTGATtatattttgttaattatttcCCATATAAaccattctttaaaaaatggaaccaGAATTTCTGCTGTGATTCTGTGTTGTTTTTCTCCCTCATTCCTACTCCCAAGTGTAGCATTACAGAGTCAATCACAGACTTCTGAACAATGCTGATATTTTAATGAAGTACTTGCTAGAATAGTATGAACACAACTGTAGACTCTTGCAACAAAGCCTTGTTTGACCCCAGGCTCCACGGCCTTGTGCATCAGCAAGTGGCACATCATGCAGGCAGGTGATCATAAAAGGTTcctctctcacccccaccccaccccccaaatctctGCTTACTGTGTACAGTGGGCTTGTGGAGAAGGGCTCAATGAACTGGTTTAGTAACaaatagcaatttttaaaattgtatttcaagCTGTGCCTTCTGTGGGAAACGCATGTCTTCTGAGTCTCACAACATGGATTGTACCTGCAGTAAATGTAAATAGGAAGTAATGCAAGTGTGTGAAATGGGTTTCTTCAACTCCTCCTGGGAATGTTTAAATTGCTCTCATCATGCTCAGTTTGAGCAATGTATGTGTCTCAGTTTGAGGTTAGATACTAATGTCCTTATacgtttttaataaaaaataaactttaaatttAGTGTATATTACAAATATGGGCAAAGGATAAAGTTCTGCCACTTCTCATAGAaaccacagatttttaaaatgcttacatACGTGTGTGAaagtgtttctatttttaaaatggaacaaaaatgcACAGTTCAATTTTACTGCCCCCAGTGTGCACACTACACCTGGTACATAAATTTTTGTGGTACTAAGTGGGGCTTTGTGTTAAGTGCCTACTAGATATGcactgtgttttttctctctatGGAAAATAATTTATACCAAGTTTTGTTTGTTCAGTATACCATATTTATATCAGCGGGTAATCTGCCTCTGCTTCCAGCTTTTATAATTTTCCTCGCCAGCAACACAGAGCTTTTTCCCCCAGGGCAAGAACTACATAACTGTAAGTACCACATTAACTgaattatgtttattttttgaaaCTCTTTGGTAGTATAGTAAAGcaccaatatttattttttgaaagtgaGAGGAATTCTAATAAGTCTTAAATATaccttctgtttttgtttaaaatgttgccACTTTATGGGCTAAATGTTGGTGTAGATGATGCCCCAtataatcttttttttgtttgtattactgtCGTGATTATCTGACACACATAGTAAATTAGTACTATTTTGTATTGTAGTTTGCATATGATGTATGCAGGTTTTTCTGGTACCATTGAGTTGCTGCTATAAAAGCTCACATATGAAATGACTAAAAGTAAAAGTACTAGAATAAGAACTATATGACTGAGCTTTAGAATATAACAATGTATAAAATGCAACACATTAAGAACTGTTAAACAGTGTTAAGTGTGTGTTTATATGTACAAATGTGTGCATAGTTCATTAAGTGGTTATATTTAAGTTGATATATGTTGTGTACTCACACTTTAGTTATCTAGCAGATTTGTACAAtaggaattaatttgtaaacacTGCCAGAATATTTTCTAGcttgtttgtaattttttaagAGGTTTTTTGTTAAATGATGTGGATCTGTAAATAAAATTGCAGTATTTAAATTTTAGTCTTGTGGAAGAGGAAAGTAAAAGTTGTGTAAGCATGACATTTTCTGAGAGACAAGGGGGCACTTTGTGGGAAGGATAAAATTGAGACTAATAGATTATATTATTGTCTTTTTTGTTATACAGTTTTGTATAATTTAAACACTTGTCCCAATGTGTGTGGGCAAAATACTAATCTAAATTAGCTTTGCATTGTATGCTagttgagaaaaaaataaaccgtgtaaaataatatttaaaaaaaaaaaaaagcttttatgaGTTTTGTAAATAGATTTATTAAAGGGTGACCTGTTCTCTAGCTGTGATCTTACCACTTTAAATTGATGTAATTTGAATAAATTTTGTATGGTAATGAATcaataaaaaaggattttttaaagagTTTAGATTTGTATGCAGgtgtttatttttgaatattgTTTAAATTCTTGTTACTCTTGGTACTTTTAGATCAATATCATTCGTCTTAAAGAGGTCCTTCATCAGGTATAGATAttacttttgctttttttctcttttagttAGTGAGAGAAACTTCTTCTGTTTATGTAGAATTGCTTTTTAATCAGTCAGGTTATATTATTTAACACCAGCAGTATTCCAATAGATTACTTGTCTGTTTAGTGCTGACAGTATACTCAGTGCTGTACAAGAGGGAAAACCAAAGACAGACCTTTTACAATCTAAAGAAAAGGCATGCACATAAGATGTGACACACTAGGAAATTGAGTGGTGGGATGACAAAGTTTTATtttacttaactttaagcattatGAATTCCTACTTATGGGCTTGACAGAAGAAATGGTTTTTTGGAGTAGCATGAGTATAGGTTGGTAACTTAAGGAACTGATGGGAAGACTCCCTGTTTGAATCAAGATTAATtacattgaagacaatgggggtatgtctacactacaaatgcaaACCCAGGCTTAGTAGAACTCAAGTTAACAGATCCAGGGTTTGTTAActtagggcttgagcatctacagcCATTTGTATCCCTGGTTATGAAGCGTTGAACCCTGGGTCCAAATCTGGAGCTCTAGGATCCACAGTGCATGATGCAGGCTTCAGTCCAACCATcaatatcccagacttcctagcaccctTCCAAAGTGTGACCACTCTAGCCTTACACCTTTGTTCATAGTGCAGTGGGGAAGAACTTGACCATTCACCAACTTGACTCtccagaggagagaaggaaagttGGCCTATGGGATTGTGAaatacttttggtggactcccagaACAAAGTCCAGTTGGGCTTGTTCTACACTGCACAGGAATAGGGCTTGAACTCAACTCGGGCTCAGACCCTCCATTCCTATGGGGTTCTAGGACCCTGGATcagaaagatgtgtgtgtgtgtgtagacaataGGGTGGTTAGGtttgagcctgagttcaaaccccaggcttattgcagtgtagacatatgcttaGCTCCCCAGTCAAGGCAGGATCTGTCTAGATGCTAGACCTGCACTAGACAGCTGATGGGTAGAATCCTGTGCTAAGTTTCTACCTGTGTAAAACAGGTCTTTGTTCCTCCTGAGACTCCAGCATCTTGGGCAAAGATGAAAAACTGAGCTTCCTGTCATGGGGGAGACTGCCTACTTGACCAAAAAGGATTGCTGACAACCATGAACAGGGTTGGATATTCCTGATAATGACCTGCTGGTTTCTCCACCGTGGCAGAGAAATGGAGGAAGAATCCTTTCATTCTTTCAGTGTCTGAGTTTAGGGTACCAGCATCTTTCCCTGCCTGCAGAAGTTTATTAATACTACATTTATCGGTCGTGGCAGTTTGCACGTTTTTCCCCCTGATTCTCATAATCTCCTTTCTGGTCCAGAGATGCACTATCCTGGAGAGAGGCCAGGACTACCACCCCTTAAAGTCTTCAGAAGCACCACAAGTGACagcaagcaggaagaactggttTCGGAACAtcagcactcaaaaataaaaggCTCCCTCCCAGTTCTCAGAAGGCACTTTGGAGAAGCCAGTAATCCAGCTAACAGTTACATCCATACTCTTTCCTGCTTGAAGCTGGTAATcacctctttctctcctccctggaTTCCTAGATCTCTGTTCCCTACTATGTACTCCATACTGGAGCTCTAGATGAGAGACAAAAGGGGGAAAACAGACCTCAGACTGAGGTACTGCCTTATGTCCCTAAGTGCCATTCCTGTCACAGAAGAGCACCTGGACAAATCCTGCTTCAAGCGGGGTTGTTGGTCTGAAAATGTTAAGCAGAATCTTAAATGTGACTAGCGTTCATGTTCTGGAAGCCAGGTTTCTTGGTGAAACACACCCTTTAATTACTTCTGAAGAAAGGTTTGCACTTCAGTGTGTCTTGTACAGCAAGATTTAAGAAATTTGAGGCACTGCAAAAGCACTCTTCTTGCCTTTTTCCATCTGTTTGCAGCGCCCCAAGCATACTAACAAAATTTCAACACCAGAAAAGGCCATTATGACAAGATGGCTATTGAAGTAGAGATGAACCTGAACTAAAatccaaaattcagatccagcttTGTAGATGGATTTGAAACCATCTCTAAAATGGCCTGAATTCATGATCTCATTTAAATTCCAGTGAGACACGATAGCTACTGATGGTTTACTCCCAGAGTCAGATGAAGGTCTAGGCATCCTCTTGTGGGAGTCACTCTAGATATTATCTGTCAAACCAATCCTTTCCAAAAGATTTATTAGGACCTGGGACAATCTCAGTAGGCTCTCAATCCAAACCTTTCAGCTGGGTTCTTTAACTAAGGTGTCTTGTGTGCTGAAACATCCTTGGCACCAGAAACTCATTCTCAAAGCTCCACTGGGATAGCTTTGGAACCTATTCATTCAGTGCTACCCCACTTATTGGTTCTGAAGATGGTTAAGACTTAATCTGAGACTAAtgcctgaatttttaaaatgtccaggGGTATAATTGACTTAAGTCATATAGGATCCAAACATTTGCATTAATGCTTTGTTTCTGAAGTCTAGTCATAAAGCTTTCCTAGGGTCTGCTCCACTATCagccagggtggatttgatttaaatcattatttaaatctctagtcaggaagactatttaatcatggatttctacacaaaagtgcattcttgttggttgtcataaccttaatacatattcttcacaacttagagatagatgtaggtttcatttttagaaggtatacactataccaggggttggcaacctttcagaagtgctacaccgagtcttcatttattcactctaatttaaggttttgtgtgtcagtaatacattttaacatagaatcataaggttggggaagggacctcaggaggtcatctagtcagatttttaccccagttccccagatggcccccctcaaggattgaactcacaactttgggtttagctggccaatgctcaaaccactgagctattccttccccatttttggaaggtctctttctataagtctataatatataactaaagtattgtatgtaaagtaaataaggtttttaaaatgtttaagaagcttcatttaaaattaaattaaaatgcagagccccccggaccggtggccaagacccaggcagtgtgagtgccactgaaaatcagctcacgtgccgcctttggcacccgtgccataggttgcctacctctgcactatacattttttttaaaatgatttattttgaagacttttcagattagttttacagctatatcagaaaatgaatgactggttatttcatttaccaaagataattgacGCATATATTTAGGAACTCCTTGGGAGGtaaactatctccaattcaacaaattaatcattaatatttggaggatttttcttgccatgctgtactCAGAGGAGAATATCtccagacagacattttaaatattttatttaactaaaacaacgttatgtattctggatttttttcttcaacagcaaacatatactattttaacaaaacaatcataggaatttttgaa from Chelonoidis abingdonii isolate Lonesome George chromosome 2, CheloAbing_2.0, whole genome shotgun sequence includes:
- the E2F3 gene encoding transcription factor E2F3; translation: MPLQQAKRRLELGESGHQYLAEGLKTPKGKGRAATRSPDSPKTPKSPSEKTRYDTSLGLLTKKFIQLLSQSPDGVVDLNRAAEVLKVQKRRIYDITNVLEGIHLIKKKSKNNIQWMGCSLSDDGGTMAQCQGLSKEVTELSQEEKKLDELIQSCTLDLKLLTEDSENQRLAYVTYQDIRKINGLKDQTVIVVKAPPETRLEVPDPVENALIHLSSTEGPIEVYLCPEENDSLSPIKTYNQDHNGNISKTISKDLASGNSGQGDCSVNMANLSPLASPTNLLQQTEDQIPSNFEGPFVNLLPPLLQEDYLLSLGEEEGISDLFDAYDLEKLPSLVDEFIYS